A segment of the Micromonospora sediminicola genome:
TGGTTCGTCTCCCGCCGGATCGACCTGCGACCGGAGGACCGGGCCGACGGTGAGATCGCCGACGGCGCCGGTGAGATCGGCTTCTTCAGCCCGGGCAGCTACTGGCCGTTCGGCCTGGCCCTGGCCGCCGCGATCGCCGGCCTCGGGCTCGTGTTCTGGCAGTTCTGGCTGCTGGGCCTGGGCATGGTGGCGGTCGTCTTCGCCACCTGCGGGCTGCTCTTCGAGTACTACTCCGGCACCCGCCGCACCGCCGAGCACTGACCCCCGAACCACCAGTCAGGCCCGCCGCCCCTCCGGGGCAGCGGGCCTGACTGTTCCCCCCTCTGGCGCCGTCGACCATGAAGTTGGCGGCGCGATCCGCCCCTTTCATCCCGGCCAACTTCATGATCGACGGCTCTCCGTGGCGGGTGACGGCGGGGTGGCGTTCGTTGTGGACGACAGGTCGCCGAGGTCTCGGCCGGACACGGGTGGTGGCGCCCGGTGCGGGATGGCCGGGCGATCCCGCACCTCTCGCGCTTGCCCCTCTCGCGCCTGCCTCGCGCTCGTCCAGCGCCGACTCTGGGGCCACCTGTCGGTCCGCCCGATGCCTGCCCTGACCCACCTGTCTGAGGTTGATCAAGGAGTTTGTGTCGCCTGGGGCGTCGTCACCTGACGCCAACTCCTTGATCGCCGGGTGCTGGCGTGGAAGGGGAGTGGGTGGGGGATGGGCCGGGGGCGGTGGGGCCTGGCGGGATGGTGCTGGATGGTGGCGCGGTGGGACGGGCGTGGGTGCCTGCCTGGCGGGGGTCGGCTGCCGCCACGGGTCTGCCCGCCCGGCTCGGCCCAGGGGCCCAGCTTGGCCCAGCTTGGCCCAGCTTGGCCCGGCCCGGCCCGGCCCGGCCCGGCCCGGCCCGGCCCGGCTCGGCTCGGCCCGGCTCGGTTCGGCTCGGTTCGGCTCGGCCCGGCTCGGCTGGGCTCGGCTCTGCCCGGCCCGGCCCGGACGGGCCGAGACCGGCCTTGCCTGGCCCTGCCGGCGCCCCGCTCAGTCCTGCCCTACCCGGCGCGGTGGGGCAGTGGCCGAGGGCGGGGCCGCGGTCGGCTGGCGGGTGGGAGGGCTGTGACGTCGGTGCGCTGGTCGCCGCTGGCCGGCGGCGCGGACCTTTCGGTGGTGGCTCGTCCTCGCGAGGTCCGACCGGCGGACGAGAAGAAGATCGGCCTTGCGGCGGAGTGGGTCAGGCGGCGTGCCGGTGGGTGGCGCGTCGGGCCGGGCGGCGGGACGGGCGCAACGCGTGCGTGGCGATCAGGATCGCCGTGCCGCAGCCGGTGCAGATCAGCTCGGGGCAGTCGACGCCGTGCCCGTCGCCGCAGGGCGGCGCCTCGAACAGCACGACGCCCTCACAGGTGTCGCAGGGCAACTCGCGGGCGGACACGGGCGTCTCCTCTCGGTCCGGTGCCGGTCGAAGCGGGGAAGCCATCGCCCGAAAACGGAAAATTACTCCCGTGTAGCTTGGCACGCGGGTATGACAGACACCCGTTCAGGCGGTGCGGGCGACCTCCAGCCAGCGGTCCAACGCGGCAGCGGCGGAGCCCGAGTCCACCGACTCGGCGGCCCGGACCAGGTTGGCCCGCAGCGCCTCGTGCAGGTCGCCGTCGAGCGGGCCCTGGGTGGACAGCGCGACCGCGGCGTTCACCAGCACCGCGTCCCGCACCGGGCCGGTCTCGCCGGCCAGCAGCCGCCGGACCACGTCGGCGTTGTAGACGGCGTCTCCGCCCCGCAGGTCGGCCAGGGTGGCCCGGGGCACCCCGAGTTCCGCGGCGTCCAGCAGGGCCTCCCTGACGGCGCCCTGCTGGGCCACCCAGACCCGGGTCGGCGCGCCGGTGCTGAACTCGTCCAGCCCGTCCTCACCGCGGACCACGATCGCCGAGTCGCCCCGGGCGGCGAAGACGGCCGCCATCACCGGCGCCATCCGCCGGTCGAAGCAGCCGACCGCGCCCGCGCGCGGGCGCGCCGGGTTGGTCAGCGGGCCGAGGAAGTTGAACGCGGTGGGTACGCCGATCTCCCGCCGGACCGGACCGGTGTGGCGCATGCCGGGGTGGAACCGGGCGGCGAAGCAGAAGCCGATGCCGGCCTCGGTGACGCAGCGCGCCACCTGCTCCGGTTCCAGGTCCAGCGGCACGCCGAGCTGCTCCAGCACGTCGGCCGTGCCGCACGAGGAGGAGGCGGCCCGGTTGCCGTGCTTGACCACCCGGACCCCGGCGCCGGCGACCACGAGGGCGGCCATGGTGGAGATGTTGACCGTGTGGGCCAGGTCCCCGCCGGTGCCCACCACGTCCAGCGCGGTGGCGCGCACCTCTTCGGGCAGGCGTACCGGCACGGCCCGGGTGAGCATCGTCTCGACCAGGCCACCCAGCTCGGCCGGGGTCTCACCCTTGGTGCGCAGCGCCACGGCGAACCCGGCGATCTGCGCCGGGGTGGCCGAGCCGGCCATGATCTCGCCCATCGCCCAGGCGGTGTCGGCGGTGGAGAGCTCCTCGCCGCGCAGCAGCGCGTTGAGCAGAAGCGGCCAGGTCCGTTCGCCCATGGCGGGCCTCCCGAGCGGCGTGAGTGAAGCGGTTGGGGGGCGCGCGCCACGGCCGCGTCGCCGTGGCGCCGCGGGGTGGATCAGGCCGCGGCGTGGGTGCGGCGCAGCAGCTCGACCACGGTGCTGCCGGCGGTGACCGGGTCGAGCGGGTGGGTCAGCGTGGCGTCGACCTCGGCGTACGCGGCCAGCCAGCGGTCGGCGGCGCGGGCCAGCACCACGCAGGTCGGCGGCGCGTCGTCGCGGTCGTCCTTGATCTGGCGGGCGATGCCGATGCCGCCGCCCGGGCTCGCCTCGCCGTCGAGCAGCAGCAGGTCGATCTCGTAGTCGTCGACCAGCCGGACGCAGCCGGCGTAGTCGTCGGCCTCGACGAACTCGATCTCGATGCCGGGCGCCGGCCGGGTGCCGACGGCGAGCCGCATCCGGTCCCGGACCTTCGGGTCGTCGCTGTAGAGCAGGACAGTGCAAAGACGATCGCTCATCGTGACGTGGCTCCCACCTCGTAGCTGCCCGCTGATCGTAGCGGGCGTCACATTCGACCCGACGCCCCGCCCGGGCGTGACTCAGGCGCTGGCCTCCGCGGCCTTCTGGCGGGCCTCCTGGCGGTCCAGTTCCCGGTCCAGCCGGCGGGCCTCGCGCTCGGACTGCTTGATCCACTGGACCACCAGCACGGCCAGCATGGTGACGCTGACGAACTCACCGCCGGCCCAGAGCACGCCGCCGGCGACCACCTGGTCCTCCCAGGGGTCGGACCAGGACAGGTTCAGCGACGGGTACCAGTCGCCGCCGAACAGCGTGGTGCTCTGCATGATGGTGAGCCCGAGCACGGTGTGGAACGGCACGGAGAGCACCATGAGCAGCGCCCGGGCCGGGTAGGGCCAGCGGCCGGGCAGCGGGTCCAGGCCGAGCAACGGCCAGAAGAAGACGCAGCCGGTGGCGATGAAGTGCGCGTGCACCAGCTCGTGCGCCCACTCGTGCCGCAGCGTGAACTCGTAGAGGTCGGTGAAGTAGAGCGCGAACGGGTTCACCACGAAGATGGTGAACGCCACCAGCGGGAAGCTGTAGATCCGGGCGATCCGGCTGTGCACGATCGCCAGCAGCCGCTTGCGGGGCCGCACCGGCAGCGTGCGCAGCGCCAGCGTCACCGGGGCGCCGAGGGCCAGGAAGATCGGCGCGATCATCGACAGCACCATGTGCTGCACCATGTGCACCGAGAGCAGGGCGGTGTCGTACGCGCCGAGGCCGGTGAGCGTGACGAGCGCGATGCCGCCGAGGCCGGGGCCGAGGAACGACACCGTGCGGATGACCGGCCAGCGGTCGCCGCGCAGCCGCAACCGGTGCACCCCGTAGAGGTAGAGGCCGGCGGCGAGCACGAGGCCCAGGGTGAGCCAGCTGTCCAGCCGGGTCTCGGTGAGCACCCGGGCGACGGTGAACGGCGGCGGGGCGGCCTCGCCTCCCGCCGCGAGCGTCGCCGGAGCCGCCGAGGTGACGGCGAGGATCTGATCGACGTGCAGCACGCTTTTCAGGGTAGGTCAGGCGAAGCGGACGACCACGATCGGGCCACTGCGGGCACCGGTTTGCCACCCCGCTGATCGTCGGTCCCGGTCAAGGGCAATAATGACCGCGTGACTGCGGCCCCAGCCATTGACAAGAGCCGGATCCACTCCCTGACGCGTCCCAACATGGTCAGCGTCGGGACGATCGTGTGGCTCTCCAGCGAACTCATGTTCTTCGCGGCGCTGTTCGCGATGTACTTCTCGATCCGCGCGGCGGCGCCGGAGCTGTGGGAGAAGCACACCGAGGCCCTCGACGTGCCCTACGCGACCACCTTCACGGTGATCCTGGTGCTCTCCTCGGTGACCTGCCAGCTCGGTGTCTTCGCGGCCGAGAAGGGCGACGTCCACGCCCTGCGTCGGTGGTTCACGATCACCTTCGTGATGGGCCTGATCTTCGTGCTCGGTCAGCTCAACGAGTACCGCCACCTGGTGCACGAGGGCGTCAAGATCAACGAAGACGGTTACGGGTCGATGTTCTACCTCACCACCGGCTTCCACGGTCTGCACGTGACCGGCGGTCTGGTCGCCTTCATCATCTTCATGATCCGCACCACCATGGGTCGGTTCACCCCGGCCCAGGCGACCTCGGCGATCGTCGTGTCCTACTACTGGCACTTCGTCGACGTCGTGTGGATCGGGCTCTACGCCATGATCTACTGGCTTCAGTGATCTTGGCGCGTCACGAACCGCGCCGCTGCTCCGTCCCCTGAGACAAGGTCCAACCGGTTAAGGACACAGGTCATGACTTCTGACAACGACCGCCGACGCGGTCTGCTCGCGCGGCTGCGCGGGCGGCCCGTAGCGCGCAGCAGGGGCCGCCGCCGGCTGGGCGCCGCGGTCCGGCTGGCCGCCGCGCTGATGCTGGCCGGCGGCGCCTACACCGTCTTCGCCCCGGGCGTGCAGGCGCAGGACAACCCGCCGCTGAGCGCCGCCGGCAACGAGGGCAAGGCGCTGTTCGACGTGAGCTGTGTGACCTGTCACGGTCGCAACGCCCAGGGCGTCGAGGGGCGGGGTCCGAGCCTGATCGGCGTCGGATCGGCCTCGGTCGAGTTCCAGGTCAGCAGCGGCCGCATGCCGATGGCCCGGCAGGAGGCCCAGGCGATGCGCAAGCCGCCGGTCTTCACCGACGAGCAGGTGCGCCAGCTGGGCCAGTACATCCAGGAGCTGGGCGGTGGCCCGCAGGTGCCGTCGGGCAACCTGCGTGAGGGCGCCAACATGTCCACCGGTGGCGAGCTGTTCCGGATCAACTGCTCGCAGTGCCACGCCTTCGGCGGTGGCGGCGGCGCGCTCTCCTCCGGCAAGTACGCCCCGAGCCTGAAGCCGGCCAGCGACCGGCAGATCTACGCCGCCATGCTGAGCGGCCCGCAGAACATGCCGGTGTTCGGCGACAACCAGATCACTCCGCAGGAGAAGGCGGACATCATCGCCTACATCCAGGAGACCCTCAAGCACGACCAGGACCAGGGCGGTTTCAACCTGGGCCGGTACGGCCCGTCGACCGAGGGTCTGGCGATCTTCCTGGTCGGCATCGTCGCGCTGGTCTTCGCGAGCCTGTGGATTGCGGGCAAGTCGTGACCCGGCCGAACATCTGTATCATTGCCCTGGTGCCGGCCACCGGCGCCACGCGTAGCGAGGTGACGGCATGAGCACCCACACCGAGCACCAGGCCCAGTCGGGCCCGGAGCCGCTCGACGTGAACGACCCCCGGCTCTCCCGGTTCGACATCGTGCAGGAAGGCGCCCGGCGCGACGACATCGAGATCGTCCACTACGAGGCGCAGGTGGTCCCGGGCAGCAAGGCCGAGCGCCGGCTGACCCGCACGGTCGCCATGATGTTCCTGCTGACCGGCGCCTTCGCCACCGCCTTCCTGGCGATCTACATCTGGTGGCCGTGGCAGTGGGAGGCCGGTCGGGGCGGCGACAAGCTCTACACCCCGCTGCTCGGGCTGACCCTGGGCCTGGCGCTCCTCGGCGTCGGCTTCGGCATCCTGACCTGGGGCAAGAAGCTGCTGCCCAAGGAGGTCTCGATCCAGGACCGGCACGACCAGGTGAACAACCCGGAGGATCGCAAGATCACCGGTGAGACCATGCTCTACCTGGCCGACGAGCTCGGGGTGAAGCGCCGTCCGCTGCTCGGCATCTCGCTGCTCGCCGGTCTCGCGCCGGTCGGCGCGGTGATCGCGGCTCCGCTGGTCGGTGGTCTGATCCAGCAGCCGCACAAGAACAACCAGATGTTCACCACCGGCTTCCAGCCGGCCGAGGGCGGCGAGAAGATCCGGCTGATCCGCGAGGACGGCCGCCCGATCCGCCCCGCGGACGTCAGCGTCGGCGGTCAGCTCACCGTGTTCCCCGGCATCGAGGGTGGCGTCAGCAACAAGCACGCCGACTCGCCGACCCTGCTCATCCACCTGCGCGAGGACGACGCGCAGAAGTCGCGCGAGGCGAACGAGCGCAAGGGTCGCGGCGACTACATGTGGGGCAACTACGTCGCGTTCTCCAAGATCTGCACGCACGCCGGCTGCCCGGCCAGCCTCTACGAGCAGCAGACCAACCGGCTGCTCTGCCCCTGCCACCAGTCGCAGTTCCTCATCACCGACAACGCCAAGCCGATCTTCGGCCCGGCGAACCGGCCGCTGCCGCAGCTGCCGATCGAGGTGGACGAGGAGGGCTTCTTCGTGGCGAGGTCCGACTACACCGAGACCATCGGTCCCGACTTCTGGGAGCGGCCATGAAGCGCCGAAAGTTCGATCGGGCCGCGCTGCCGGCCAAGACCGCCGGGGCGGTTGACGACCGCTTCCAGGTCGCCACGCCGCTGCGCAAGCTGCTGAACAAGGTCTTCCCCGACCACTGGTCGTTCCTGCTCGGCGAGATCGCGCTCTTCTCGTTCGTGGTCCTGCTGCTGACCGGTGTGTTCCTGACCTTCTTCTACGAGCCGGCGATGACCGAGGTGGTCTACGACGGCAGCTACGCCCCGCTGCGTGGCACCCCGATGTCGGCCGCGTACGCCTCCAGCCTGGACCTCTCGTTCGACGTCCGCGGTGGCCTGATCATGCGGCAGATGCACCACTGGGCGGCCCTGCTGTTCATGGCCGCGATCGTGGTGCACATGCTCCGGGTCTTCTTCACCGGCGCGTTCCGCAAGCCGCGTGAGACCAACTGGATCATCGGCTCGCTGCTGTTCTGGGTCGGCTTCCTGGCCGGCTTCACCGGCTACTCGCTGCCGGACGACGGCCTGTCCGGCACCGGTCTGCGGATCGCCTCCGGCATCATCCTGTCGATCCCGGTGATCGGTTCCTGGGTCAGCTCGTCGATCTTCGGCGGGGAGTTCCCCGGCACCATCATCATCAGCCGCTTCTTCATCGCCCACGTGCTGCTCATCCCGGGCCTGCTGGTGGCGCTGATCAGCGTGCACCTGGGCCTGGTGTTCAAGCAGAAGCACACCCAGTGGCCCGGCCCCGGCCGGACCAACGAGAACGTGGTCGGCGAGCGGATGTTCCCGCGCTACGCGCTCAAGCAGGGCGGCTTCTTCATGGTCGTCTTCGGCGTGATCGCGCTGATGGGTGGCCTCTTCCAGATCAACCCGATCTGGTACTTCGGCCCGTACGAGGCGTGGGTCGTCTCGGCGGCCAGCCAGCCCGACTGGTACGTCATGTTCCTCGACGGCTCGACCCGACTCATGCCGGGCTGGGAGATCAGCATCCCGATCGGCGACGGATACGTCATCCCGCCGCTGTTCTGGCCGACGGTCGTGCTCCCGGGCATCCTGGTGGGCCTGTCGACGATGTACCCGTTCCTGGAGGCGCGCCGCCTCAAGGACTACAAGCACCACAACCTGCTCCAGCGGCCCCGGGACGTTCCGGCCCGGACCGCGGTGGGCGCCATGGCCGTCGCCTTCTACATCGTGCTGACGCTCTCCGGCGGCAACGACGTGATCGCCGACAAGTTCCACATCAGCTTGAACGCGATGACCTGGGCCGGCCGGATCGGTCTGCTGGTCGTCCCGCCGCTGGCCTACTACATCACCTACCGGATCTGCCTGGGTCTCCAGCAGCACGACCGGGAGGTGCTGGCCCACGGCGTGGAGACCGGCATCATCCGACGCCTGCCGGACGGCCGGTTCGTCGAGGTCCACCAGCCGCTGACCTCGGCGGACGGCCACGACGGTCACGCGCCGGCGCTGGACTACGTCGGCTGGGTGGTGCCGAAGAAGATGAACCGGCTGGGCGCCCTCGGACCCGCCATCCGGGGCTTCTTCTACCCGATCGAGAAGCCGGCCGAGGCGCCGGTCTCCCCGGGCCACCCGCCGGTCGAGCCCCGACCGGAGCGGGAGGAGATCAGCAGCGGCGAGAGCCGTCGCTGACCCCGCCGCGTACGACTGACCGTGGCGCCCGCCGGACCATCCGGCGGGCGCCACGGCCGTTTCCGGCACTGTCGTCCGGTTGTGCCCGCCGGACGCCCGGCGGCCCCGCTCCGGTGCCCCGCCGCCCCGCGACACGGACGGGTGGAATCGCAGGAATAACCCCGGTCAGCCGGGTATCCGTGCGGTCCGACGTCTCATGGGGGAGGAAGCATGTTGGGAATCAAACGCCTGGGCCTGCTGGCCGCGCTGGTGGTCGTGGGGCTGGCGCCCGCCGCCGCGGCGCAGGCCGCGGCGCAGCCGTCGACGCAGGACACCCAGTATCTGCAGGCGGTGCACCAGGTCAACCTGTTCGAGATCACCGCCGGTAACCTGGCCCAGCAGAAGGGCCAGAACCAGCAGGTCAAGGACCTGGGCAAGATGTTCGTCACGGACCACACCCAGCTGGACCAGACGGTGCAGTCGACCGCCCAGCAGCTGAACGTGCAGCTGCCGGCCGACCCCACCGCCGACCAGCAGAAGGTCCTCGACAAGCTGAACAACCTCAGCGGGGCCGAGTTCGACAAGGCGTGGGTGACCGCCCAGCTGGCCGGCCACGTCCAGGCCATCCAGGCCACCCAGACGGAGATCTCGCAGGGCTCCGAGCAGTCGGTGGTGCAGATCGCCCAGGACGCGCTGCCGGTCCTCCAGGCGCACTACGACGCGTTGGTGGCCCTGGCCCAGACCCTGGGCATCCCGGTTCCGCAGACCAGCGCCAGCGGCACGCCCAGCCCGGGCGGCACCACGTCGCCGGCGCCGGGTGGTGGCGGCACCGAGTCGCCGGCTCCGGGCGGCACCGAGACCGAGGAGCCCGCTCCGGGCACCGAGTCCCCGGCGCCCGCGCAGAGCTGACGCACCGCACGACCCAGGTCGGCCGGCCCGTCCCCACCAGGGGCGGGCCGGCCGCCGCCGGTCTCAGTCGGCGTTGGCCAGCCCGATCGCGAACGCCTCCTCCAGGTCGTGCTGCGAGTAGGCGCGGAACGCGATGTGCGACTCGGTGTTCAGCACGCCGGGCACCTTGGAGATGCTGCCGGCGATGACCTGGGCGATCTGCTCGAACTCCCGGACCCGGACCATGGCGATCAGGTCGACGTGCCCGGCCACCGAGTAGACCTCGCTGACGCCGGGCAGGTTGGCCAGGGTCTCGGCCACCTCGGGGATGGAGTCGGTGGCGCAGTCGATCAGCACGATCGCGGTGATCACGGGACGTTTCTCCGTTCGTCGGCGACGAGGCCCATGCTAGAGCCCGGCGCGGTCACCGCGCGGCCGGGACGGTCAGGTCGGCGCCGGCCCGGACCACGCGATCGAGGCGTTCCCCGGCGGCGACGGTCGCGCCCGGCCAGATCACCGACCGGTCGACCGTGCCGTGGACCCGGGCGCCGGCGCCCACCACCGAGCGGATGACCCGGCCGTCCACGGTGGCGGACGGGTCGACCAGCCCGTCCGGGCCGGCGGCGTGCAGGTTAGCGGCCAGATAGTCGGCCGGCGTGCCGGTGTCGTAGAAGGTGCCCCGGTAGGGGACCACGGTCAGCGCGCCGGCCGCCTCCGCCGGCCGCCACACCGCCCGGACCAGGTCGCCGAACGTGGCCGGCAGGTCCCGGACCATCCGCCAGGGCAGGAGCGAGAAACCGACGAAGCGGTGCCCGTCGAAGGTGCCGGGGGCGGCCGGGTCGTCCGCCGGCTGTCCGAGCAGGCGTACGCTCCGCCCGTCCCAGCCGTCCAGCAGCGCGGCCACGTCCGGGCCCGGTGGGGTTTCCGGGTCGGCCAGGTAGGCGTCGGCGTTGCCGACGAGCACGCCCCGCCCGGCGATCCAGTCCCGCAGCCGTCCCAGCCCGCCGGCGGTGCCCAGCGGGTCGCCGGGCTCGACCGACAGGTGCGCCCGGTCACCCACCCGGGCCACCACCTGGTCGCCCAGGTAGCAGGCGTTCACCGCGACCCGGTCCGGGCCGGTCAGGCCGAGGCCGGCCAACCGTGCCAGGGCCCGGTCGAGCAGCGGCACGTTGCCGACCGGGCAGAGCGCCTTGGGCACCCGCTCGGTGAGCGGGCGCAGCCGGGTGCCCTCACCCGCTGCCAGCACGACCGCGCACACCTCGACCCCGGCCGTCGTCGCTCCGGCCGCCGGTGGGCTCACGCGGCCGGTGGCGTCACCGGCGGGACCTCGCCGGCGCGCGGCCCGATGCCGTAGTAGCCGAGCAGGTTGGCGGTGGCGCGGCTGAGCCGGGGCAGGTCGTCCAGCGGATGCCAGGCGGCCTCGAAGACCTCGGCCCCGTCGACCGCCAGCTCGGTGCGCGACGCCGGCACCTCCGCCTCGAACACCACATCGACCCAGCCCTTGGCGTGCACGACCGCGTTCGGCACGGCCGGCCGGAGCGCGTCGGGGGAGAGGCGGACGCCGGACTCCTCGTACAGTTCCCGGGCGGCGCCGACCACGGGCGCCTCACCGCGTTGCAGCAGACCGGCCGGCAGGGTCCAGCTGTGGCCGGGCGGCTGGCGCAGCAGCAGGATCCGCCCGGCGCCGGTGGCCTCCGTGTCCCGGACCAGGGTGACCGCCCCCACGATGTACTTCGGCACGGCCATCCGCACCAGTCGCCGCCGCAGCGGGACCGGAAGCCGGTAGAAGAGCTGGTAGCCGAGGGCCCGTCCGGTGGCACGCGCGCGGGGGATCATGCGTCCAGGCTAGTGGCCGCCGGGCGGACGCGGGCGAACGACCTTCGCCCTACTGTCGGTGGTCGACCAAATCGATGAGTTGCTGGACCACCGTGTCCGGCTCGACCGTGCGGTCGAAGACCGCCACCAGCAGCGTCTCCAGGTCGGGGTAGCCCAACTCCTCGGAGAGCCGCAGCAGCGGCAGGTCGCTGGCCAGGCCCCGGTTGTGCTTGCGCAGCGCCAGCCCGATGGAGGCGCGGCCGAGGCGGACCTTGTCGGCGATCGAGATGCCCGGCTCGGTGTGCTCGGCGAACCAGCGGTTGATCTGCATCTGGGCGTGCGGGGACTTGACGAAGCCCAGCCACTCCCGGCGCGGGCCGCGCGGGGCCACGTCCACCTCGAAGCCGCTCTCCGCGTCGCTCTCGGTGAAGATCTCCACCACGTCGCCCTCCTCCAGCTCGGAGGAGAGCGGGGCCAACCGGCCGTTGATCCGTGCGGCCAGGCAGTGGTCGCCGCGCTCGGTGCCCAGCTCGTACGCGAGGTCGACCGGGGTGGCCCCGGCCGGCAGCACCACCTGGCGACCGTCGGCGACCACCTGGATCTGCGCCTCGGCCAGGTCGCACCGCAGCGACGCCATGAACTGGGTCGGGTCGACCGTGTCCTGCTCCCAGTCGAGCACCCGGCGCAGCCAGGCCAACTCGTCGGCCCGGTCGGCGGCCCGGCCCGCGGCCCGGGGGAAGCGGTAGTGGGCGGCCACGCCGTACTCCGCGGAGCGGTGCATCTCGCTGGTGCGGATCAGCACCTCCACGGTGCGGTCCTGCGGGCCGCACACACTGGTGTGCAGCGAGCGGTAGAGGTTGTTCTTCGGGGAGGCGATGAAGTCCTTGAACCGGCCCGGCACCGGCCGCCAGAGGCCGTGCACGGCGCCGAGCGCGGCATAGCAGTCGGTCGGCGGGCCGTCCACCACGATCGCGATGCGCGGCAGGTCGTAGGGGGCGGCGTGGTCGCCGGCGACCGTGTCCTTCCAGATCGAGTAGAGGTGTCGCGGCCGGGGGGACACCTCGGCGTCCACCCGGTTGCGGCGCAACGCGGCCCGGGTCCGGGCCACCACGTCGCCCAGGTAGGCGTCCCAGCCCGGCCGGTCGTGCACGAACCGTTCGATCCGCGCGTGCTCGTCGGGTTGGAGGTGCAGCAGCACCACGTCGTCCAGCTCCCGTTTGAGGGTCTGGATGCCCAGCCGGTCGCAGAGCGGGACCAGCACCTCCTGCGTCTTGCGGGCGATCCGCTCCCGCGAGGCGGCCGAGCGGACGCCGAGGGTGCGCATGTTGTGCAGTCGGTCGGCCAGCTTGATGACCAGGACCCGGACGTCCTTGCCGGCCGCCACGATCATCTTGCGGACGGTCTCCGCCTCGGCGGCCTTGCCGTAGAACGCCTTGTCGAACTTGGTCACGCCGTCGACCAGGTGGGCCACCTCGCGGCCGAAGTCCTCCTGGAGCGCCTGGAGCGTGTAGCGGGTGTCCTCGACGGTGTCGTGCAGCAGCGCGGCGACCAGGGTGGTGGTGTCCATGCCGAGGTCGGCGCAGATCTGCGCCACCGCGAGGGGGTGGGTGATGTAGGGCTCGCCGCTCTTGCGGAACTGGCCGCGGTGCATGTTCTCGGCGATCGTGTAGGCCCGGCGCAGCACCGGGGCGTCGGCGCTGGGGTGGATCCCGCGGTGGGTGCGGACCAGGGCGGTGACCGGGTCGCCGTCGGTGGTGGGCCAGGTGAGCAGGGAGCGCAGGCGGCGGGTGAGCGGCAGCTCGCCCTGGGTCGGAAGGGCGCCGCCCAGGGCGGCGCCGTGTCCGGCGTCGACGTCCACCTGGGACACCTCCTCACCCCGACCCTCGACCGCCGGGACCGGCGACCGGGAGCAGGCCC
Coding sequences within it:
- a CDS encoding Lrp/AsnC family transcriptional regulator; the protein is MITAIVLIDCATDSIPEVAETLANLPGVSEVYSVAGHVDLIAMVRVREFEQIAQVIAGSISKVPGVLNTESHIAFRAYSQHDLEEAFAIGLANAD
- a CDS encoding nucleotidyltransferase family protein, which gives rise to MSPPAAGATTAGVEVCAVVLAAGEGTRLRPLTERVPKALCPVGNVPLLDRALARLAGLGLTGPDRVAVNACYLGDQVVARVGDRAHLSVEPGDPLGTAGGLGRLRDWIAGRGVLVGNADAYLADPETPPGPDVAALLDGWDGRSVRLLGQPADDPAAPGTFDGHRFVGFSLLPWRMVRDLPATFGDLVRAVWRPAEAAGALTVVPYRGTFYDTGTPADYLAANLHAAGPDGLVDPSATVDGRVIRSVVGAGARVHGTVDRSVIWPGATVAAGERLDRVVRAGADLTVPAAR
- a CDS encoding NUDIX hydrolase; this translates as MIPRARATGRALGYQLFYRLPVPLRRRLVRMAVPKYIVGAVTLVRDTEATGAGRILLLRQPPGHSWTLPAGLLQRGEAPVVGAARELYEESGVRLSPDALRPAVPNAVVHAKGWVDVVFEAEVPASRTELAVDGAEVFEAAWHPLDDLPRLSRATANLLGYYGIGPRAGEVPPVTPPAA
- a CDS encoding RelA/SpoT family protein — protein: MDVDAGHGAALGGALPTQGELPLTRRLRSLLTWPTTDGDPVTALVRTHRGIHPSADAPVLRRAYTIAENMHRGQFRKSGEPYITHPLAVAQICADLGMDTTTLVAALLHDTVEDTRYTLQALQEDFGREVAHLVDGVTKFDKAFYGKAAEAETVRKMIVAAGKDVRVLVIKLADRLHNMRTLGVRSAASRERIARKTQEVLVPLCDRLGIQTLKRELDDVVLLHLQPDEHARIERFVHDRPGWDAYLGDVVARTRAALRRNRVDAEVSPRPRHLYSIWKDTVAGDHAAPYDLPRIAIVVDGPPTDCYAALGAVHGLWRPVPGRFKDFIASPKNNLYRSLHTSVCGPQDRTVEVLIRTSEMHRSAEYGVAAHYRFPRAAGRAADRADELAWLRRVLDWEQDTVDPTQFMASLRCDLAEAQIQVVADGRQVVLPAGATPVDLAYELGTERGDHCLAARINGRLAPLSSELEEGDVVEIFTESDAESGFEVDVAPRGPRREWLGFVKSPHAQMQINRWFAEHTEPGISIADKVRLGRASIGLALRKHNRGLASDLPLLRLSEELGYPDLETLLVAVFDRTVEPDTVVQQLIDLVDHRQ